In a genomic window of Weissella tructae:
- a CDS encoding PadR family transcriptional regulator: MDIQVPTVVLDGTVLAILAKEDTYGYVITKTMQEHMNVSESTMYPVLRRLKKNNYLINYDEPYEGRIRRYYQITDEGRAHLVEIQAAWKHFRTSVNTLLLEEEQND, translated from the coding sequence ATGGATATTCAAGTCCCCACAGTTGTACTAGATGGTACAGTCTTGGCGATATTGGCCAAGGAAGATACCTACGGTTATGTGATTACGAAGACAATGCAAGAACACATGAATGTTAGTGAATCAACGATGTATCCCGTATTACGTCGTTTGAAAAAAAATAATTACTTAATTAATTACGATGAACCTTATGAAGGTCGTATTCGTCGTTACTATCAAATTACTGATGAAGGGCGTGCGCACTTAGTAGAAATTCAAGCGGCTTGGAAGCATTTCCGAACGTCTGTGAATACATTGTTATTGGAGGAAGAGCAAAATGATTGA
- a CDS encoding aldo/keto reductase: MVYAAQEDRYEKMPYRRVSDSGLILPDLSLGFWRNMGDQRPLADSKSVILEAFDNGIFSFDHASNYGPSNGTAEDTFGAVYKSDLKPYRNELVITTKAGYHMWPGPYGEFSSKKTLTNALDLSLQRMHLDYVDIFYAHRWDPETNLRETAEALDLLVRQGKALYIGVSNYTAEQTAAIAEIFEELHTPFIGNQMSYNMLNREAEKDNMLDILDEHHAGLIAYGPLAEGLLTDRYLDGIPADMPLHRSNAFIAENPEKAVKQLNELNELAKNRNQSLAQMAMAWLLKDPRVGSLVFGATSSKHLQANIAAMQNLSFTADELTAIDNILK; encoded by the coding sequence ATGGTTTATGCTGCACAAGAAGATCGTTACGAAAAGATGCCTTATCGTCGTGTTTCAGACTCAGGGTTAATTTTGCCTGATTTGAGTTTGGGATTCTGGCGTAACATGGGTGACCAACGTCCACTTGCTGATTCAAAGAGTGTTATTTTGGAAGCATTTGATAATGGAATCTTTTCATTTGACCACGCGTCAAATTACGGACCATCAAATGGAACTGCTGAAGACACATTTGGTGCGGTTTACAAGAGTGACTTGAAGCCTTACCGTAATGAATTGGTTATTACAACAAAGGCTGGTTACCACATGTGGCCAGGACCTTACGGAGAATTCTCAAGTAAGAAGACTTTGACAAACGCATTAGACCTTTCATTGCAACGTATGCACTTGGATTATGTTGACATTTTCTACGCACACCGTTGGGATCCAGAAACAAACTTGCGCGAAACAGCGGAAGCTTTGGATTTGTTGGTTCGTCAAGGTAAGGCTTTGTACATTGGGGTTTCTAATTACACTGCTGAACAAACAGCCGCAATTGCTGAAATCTTTGAAGAATTGCACACACCATTTATTGGTAACCAAATGTCATATAACATGTTGAACCGTGAAGCAGAAAAGGACAACATGTTGGATATCTTGGACGAACACCATGCTGGTTTGATTGCCTATGGACCATTGGCTGAAGGTTTGTTGACTGATCGTTACCTAGACGGTATCCCAGCTGACATGCCATTGCACCGTTCAAATGCCTTTATTGCTGAAAACCCTGAAAAGGCTGTTAAGCAATTGAATGAATTGAACGAATTGGCTAAGAACCGTAACCAATCATTGGCACAAATGGCTATGGCTTGGTTGTTGAAGGACCCACGTGTTGGTTCATTGGTGTTTGGTGCAACGTCATCAAAGCACTTGCAAGCTAACATTGCAGCAATGCAAAACTTGTCATTTACTGCAGATGAATTGACTGCAATTGATAATATTTTGAAGTAA
- a CDS encoding ribose-phosphate diphosphokinase: MESKLKVFGLSVSRELAEATVREMGIALGEVEIKTFSDGEIYERVLESIRGDDVFVISSISGEANDSFMEIMILIDALRRASARTINVVIPYYGYGRSDRKAKAREAITAKLIASLLEMNGVDRAVSIDFHADQIQGFFNIPVDLLRAAPLLAEYFVAHDLTENLVVVSPDHTGAGRARRFAEFLDAPWGVVNDHVAKTNPSSPDAIVGDVAGRRAIIIDDIIDTGERMAITAKALHENGATDVYVVATHAVFSKRAGARLAADENVTKIIVTDTNAITPENQSDKLDVLSVAPVLARAIHDIHEEISLDKLRIAQNDPDTFHLNKKQ, encoded by the coding sequence GTGGAGTCTAAATTAAAAGTCTTTGGTTTGTCCGTGAGTCGTGAACTAGCAGAAGCAACGGTTCGTGAAATGGGCATTGCCTTAGGAGAAGTTGAAATTAAAACTTTTTCAGATGGTGAAATCTATGAACGTGTCTTAGAAAGTATTCGTGGAGATGATGTCTTTGTCATCTCATCAATTTCAGGTGAAGCTAATGATAGTTTCATGGAAATCATGATTTTGATTGATGCATTACGTCGTGCATCAGCACGTACAATTAACGTTGTTATTCCATATTATGGATATGGACGTTCTGATCGTAAGGCTAAGGCCCGTGAAGCAATCACAGCTAAGCTAATTGCGTCATTACTTGAAATGAATGGTGTTGATCGTGCGGTTTCAATTGATTTCCACGCTGACCAAATTCAAGGATTCTTCAATATTCCAGTTGACTTGTTGCGTGCCGCTCCATTGTTAGCTGAATACTTTGTGGCCCATGACTTAACAGAAAATCTAGTTGTGGTCTCACCAGACCATACTGGAGCTGGTCGTGCACGTCGCTTCGCGGAATTCTTGGACGCACCTTGGGGTGTTGTGAATGATCATGTGGCGAAGACAAACCCATCTTCTCCAGATGCAATTGTGGGAGATGTTGCTGGTCGTCGTGCCATCATCATTGATGACATTATTGATACCGGTGAACGTATGGCAATCACAGCGAAAGCATTGCACGAAAATGGTGCAACGGATGTTTACGTTGTTGCGACACATGCGGTATTCTCTAAGCGTGCAGGTGCACGTTTGGCGGCTGATGAAAATGTGACGAAGATTATCGTGACAGATACAAACGCCATCACGCCAGAAAACCAATCTGATAAATTAGATGTCCTATCAGTTGCGCCAGTATTGGCTCGTGCAATTCATGATATTCATGAAGAAATTTCATTGGATAAATTACGCATTGCACAAAATGATCCAGATACATTTCATCTAAATAAAAAACAATAA
- a CDS encoding dihydroorotate oxidase has product MTTLTASIAGFDFDGILLNAAGINCQSIEELDQIRTAPGAASLVTKTATPNARKGNEGIRYADMPIGSINSMGLPNYGLEYYIEYVEKYQHEKPIFLSTAGITHEEILYAMRRIQESEFDGLIELNFSCPNVPGKPQIAYDFETTEALLTEIFTFFTKRVGVKLPPFFDIAHFDQIAAILNKFPLAFVNSINSIGNGLTIAPETDTVTISPKGGFGGLGGAIAKPTALANVRALRERLRPEIKVIGTGGVTNGRDVYDLVLAGAEIVEIGTTLYQEGPAVFERLNAELIAEMERRGYTDLSQFRGKLKTLDTKGI; this is encoded by the coding sequence ATGACGACTTTGACAGCGAGCATTGCAGGTTTCGACTTTGATGGCATTCTTTTGAATGCTGCCGGGATTAATTGCCAATCGATTGAGGAACTCGATCAAATCCGTACTGCACCAGGTGCAGCAAGTCTTGTAACAAAGACCGCGACACCAAACGCCCGTAAGGGAAACGAAGGAATTCGTTACGCAGACATGCCAATTGGCTCAATTAATTCTATGGGGTTGCCTAACTACGGCTTGGAATACTACATCGAATACGTTGAAAAGTACCAACACGAAAAGCCTATTTTCCTTTCAACTGCCGGGATTACACACGAAGAAATTCTATACGCTATGCGTCGTATTCAAGAATCTGAATTCGATGGCTTGATTGAATTGAACTTCTCATGCCCTAACGTACCTGGGAAGCCACAAATCGCCTACGACTTTGAAACAACAGAAGCTTTGTTGACAGAAATCTTCACTTTCTTCACAAAGCGTGTTGGCGTAAAGTTGCCACCATTCTTCGATATTGCACACTTTGATCAAATTGCTGCAATCTTAAACAAGTTCCCACTAGCCTTTGTTAACTCAATCAATTCAATTGGTAACGGATTAACAATCGCCCCAGAAACAGACACAGTCACAATTTCACCTAAGGGTGGATTTGGTGGTTTGGGTGGTGCAATCGCTAAGCCAACTGCCTTGGCCAATGTCCGTGCCCTACGTGAACGCTTGCGTCCAGAGATTAAGGTTATCGGAACTGGTGGGGTCACAAACGGACGTGATGTCTACGATTTGGTCCTTGCTGGTGCCGAAATCGTTGAAATCGGAACAACTTTGTACCAAGAAGGTCCTGCCGTATTTGAACGATTGAATGCTGAACTAATTGCTGAAATGGAACGCCGTGGCTACACAGACTTGTCACAATTCCGTGGTAAGTTAAAGACATTGGATACAAAAGGCATTTAG
- the thiT gene encoding energy-coupled thiamine transporter ThiT translates to MQQRNIRVTIEIAIFMALAIVLDQIVLFRMPQGGSISLGMLPIIVIALRRGAGVGITTGFLTGLLSFMLGGFFVNIFQMLLDYPLAIAVIGLAGIYSKTFQAQLSAGQLNKASLSASFATLIAGLAELVPHTIAGVVFYASFAPQNQSVFIYSLVYNATVIIPKTLITMVVLVLLVLKAPRIFTDNL, encoded by the coding sequence ATGCAACAACGTAACATCCGGGTGACCATTGAAATCGCCATTTTCATGGCCTTAGCCATCGTCTTGGACCAAATTGTCCTATTCCGCATGCCACAAGGTGGAAGTATTTCATTGGGTATGTTGCCTATCATTGTTATCGCGCTACGTCGCGGTGCAGGTGTTGGTATCACAACCGGTTTCCTAACTGGATTACTTAGCTTTATGCTTGGTGGATTCTTCGTTAACATTTTCCAAATGTTATTAGACTACCCACTAGCCATCGCTGTTATTGGACTAGCTGGTATCTATTCTAAGACTTTCCAAGCACAATTATCTGCTGGACAACTTAACAAGGCATCACTTTCAGCTAGCTTTGCTACATTAATTGCTGGTCTTGCAGAATTAGTTCCACACACAATTGCCGGTGTTGTATTCTATGCCAGTTTTGCACCACAAAACCAATCAGTCTTTATCTACTCATTGGTTTACAACGCAACTGTCATCATTCCAAAAACATTGATTACAATGGTGGTCTTGGTCCTACTAGTACTTAAGGCACCACGTATCTTCACAGATAACCTATAA
- a CDS encoding type I 3-dehydroquinate dehydratase — MSKKLRIGQKNRPGNRPFIAIPIQAKNKQELSTCVRIANESHADVIEWRIDAWQDLQTLTPTVIVATIAEIQQPMILTWRTAEEGGQKAYDRNAYYRLYKTAITSGVGAIDLEVRWIKELAELRALANQYDVPVIASRHDWEWPIDMTERLMSLKDLPVDIIKYAVTVEHEEQVTQLLMTTQTLSEMTEQPLITMGMGSYGSATRLDGFTYGSQLTFAHLGVTSAPGQLTLHEVRNHFEVD; from the coding sequence ATGAGTAAAAAATTACGAATCGGTCAGAAAAATCGTCCGGGGAATCGCCCGTTTATTGCGATTCCAATACAAGCTAAGAACAAGCAAGAGTTATCTACATGTGTACGGATAGCGAACGAATCACATGCAGATGTGATTGAATGGCGAATTGATGCTTGGCAAGATTTGCAAACATTAACACCAACCGTTATTGTGGCAACCATTGCGGAAATTCAGCAGCCAATGATCCTGACTTGGCGAACAGCCGAAGAAGGTGGTCAAAAAGCCTACGACAGGAATGCATATTATCGTCTGTACAAAACGGCTATTACGTCAGGCGTGGGAGCGATTGATCTTGAAGTACGATGGATTAAAGAGTTAGCCGAGTTACGTGCATTAGCCAACCAGTATGATGTCCCCGTCATTGCATCACGTCATGATTGGGAATGGCCCATCGATATGACTGAGCGATTGATGTCATTGAAAGATCTACCTGTCGATATCATTAAATACGCTGTAACAGTTGAGCATGAAGAGCAAGTAACTCAGCTATTAATGACAACACAGACATTGTCTGAAATGACAGAGCAACCGCTTATTACGATGGGGATGGGATCGTATGGTAGTGCAACAAGACTAGATGGTTTTACATATGGGTCACAATTAACATTTGCGCATCTAGGTGTAACGTCTGCGCCAGGTCAGTTAACGTTGCATGAAGTGCGAAATCATTTCGAGGTAGATTGA
- a CDS encoding shikimate kinase: MKLILIGFMGAGKTTTAELLSQQLDVPMWDTDVMLTKATRQTPSEIFATQGETVFRKLEQDILRKSLNENGVLATGGGVIEKAENRVLLKNTMIPVYYLSGSFGQTMERIVDDTDRPILQTNSLAAVGELWRERLPKYTEAADITIHTDNKTPQAIVDEILAHHRAHYE, encoded by the coding sequence ATGAAATTGATATTAATTGGTTTTATGGGAGCGGGGAAAACAACCACCGCAGAATTACTTAGCCAACAATTAGATGTTCCCATGTGGGATACAGATGTGATGCTGACGAAAGCAACTAGGCAAACGCCTAGTGAGATTTTTGCAACACAAGGTGAGACTGTCTTTCGAAAATTAGAGCAGGATATTTTACGAAAATCTTTGAATGAAAATGGTGTTTTAGCAACAGGTGGTGGTGTGATTGAAAAAGCCGAAAACCGCGTGTTACTAAAAAATACGATGATTCCTGTGTATTATTTATCAGGGAGTTTTGGTCAAACCATGGAACGTATCGTGGACGATACAGACCGCCCGATTTTACAAACAAATAGCTTAGCGGCGGTTGGGGAATTGTGGCGTGAACGTCTACCTAAATACACAGAAGCAGCAGACATCACGATTCATACAGACAATAAAACACCGCAAGCAATTGTGGATGAAATTTTGGCACATCATCGGGCACACTATGAGTAA
- the aroA gene encoding 3-phosphoshikimate 1-carboxyvinyltransferase: MGIKQLKSAPAGLQGSVQVPGDKSMSHRAVMFGSVANGQTKITGLLASEDIERTMTVFQQMGVSMTQEDGCWLIDGIGFDGLHAPQEALDMGNSGTTTRLLLGLLAGSAFPLTFYGDQSLSKRPLGRVLTPLKDMGVMLQTETNALPVTLTGKVALHGISYTLPMASAQVKSAILLAGLQASGTTTVIEPMPTRDHTERMLREFGVDVTVRDNAISVQGGPQLTGTNVIIPGDMSSAAFWLTAGLLVPNSQITITQVGVNPTRVGLLRLLERMGANFPALATSDDVEPVMDLQVATQDLQAITVTAEDVPQAIDEMPLLVLAATQAKGTTVISGASELRVKESDRITAVTTELNKLGAHIEERPDGFVIHGGTPLAVSEPTIVEVYDDHRIGMMLAIAALITDGEVQLSDGNVVDISYPTFFNDLEKLMQ; this comes from the coding sequence ATGGGTATAAAACAGTTAAAATCAGCACCAGCAGGTTTACAAGGAAGCGTTCAAGTTCCAGGCGATAAAAGCATGTCACATCGTGCGGTGATGTTTGGGAGTGTCGCAAACGGTCAAACAAAAATTACCGGTTTGTTGGCATCGGAGGATATTGAACGTACGATGACTGTCTTTCAACAGATGGGCGTTAGCATGACACAAGAAGATGGTTGTTGGCTAATTGATGGGATTGGCTTTGATGGCTTACATGCACCACAAGAAGCACTAGATATGGGTAATTCAGGAACCACAACGAGGCTATTACTAGGTCTTTTAGCGGGGTCTGCATTTCCTTTGACCTTCTATGGTGATCAAAGTTTGTCTAAGCGACCATTAGGTCGGGTTTTAACACCATTGAAAGACATGGGCGTTATGTTACAAACAGAGACAAATGCCTTGCCAGTCACACTAACTGGTAAGGTTGCCTTACACGGTATTTCTTACACGCTACCAATGGCATCAGCACAAGTTAAAAGCGCCATCTTGTTGGCTGGATTACAAGCAAGTGGGACGACAACGGTTATCGAACCAATGCCAACACGTGACCATACCGAACGTATGTTACGTGAATTTGGTGTTGATGTAACGGTACGAGATAACGCTATTAGTGTGCAAGGTGGTCCACAGTTAACCGGAACGAACGTGATAATTCCTGGGGATATGTCATCAGCTGCGTTTTGGCTTACTGCGGGATTACTTGTCCCAAATAGTCAGATTACCATTACACAAGTGGGGGTTAATCCAACACGTGTTGGTCTATTACGTTTATTGGAACGTATGGGGGCCAACTTCCCAGCGTTAGCAACAAGCGATGACGTAGAACCCGTCATGGATTTACAGGTGGCGACACAAGACTTACAGGCGATTACTGTTACAGCAGAAGATGTGCCACAAGCCATTGATGAAATGCCATTGTTAGTATTGGCAGCGACACAAGCTAAAGGAACCACCGTTATTTCTGGTGCGAGTGAGTTACGTGTGAAGGAATCTGATCGTATTACTGCTGTGACGACTGAGCTGAACAAGTTAGGCGCCCATATTGAAGAACGCCCTGATGGGTTTGTGATTCATGGTGGGACACCGTTGGCTGTATCTGAACCAACGATCGTTGAAGTTTATGACGATCATCGGATTGGGATGATGCTTGCTATCGCAGCGTTAATTACTGATGGAGAGGTCCAATTATCGGACGGTAATGTTGTCGATATCTCTTACCCAACGTTTTTCAATGATTTAGAAAAATTAATGCAATAA
- the aroC gene encoding chorismate synthase translates to MRYMTAGESHGPEEVAIVEGIPAGMPLSAADINHELQRRQRGYGRGGRQLIEKDTVTIMGGIRHQVTLGSPIALNVHNDDHNNWTAIMDPDAEATPENTTRKVLRPRPGHGDLVGGIKYGHKSDLRNVLERSSARETVMRVAVGAVARKLLKLLDIDVHGIVLNVGPVWTDTEKILSFPNLASMRETSEGFETRTLDEKTDAAMRELIDATKVNRDTVGGTVQVMATGVPVGLGSYVSADTKLDAKIGQAILGINAFKGVEFGGGFANAEKFGSEVMDEIYWTEERGFYRGSNNLGGFEGGMTNGEMIVVKGVVKPIPTLYRPMQSVDIDTHENHRASIERSDTTAVSAAVVIAEAMVAIELAKAILDKFDADNMETLIAQVAAHRKAVREF, encoded by the coding sequence ATGCGTTATATGACAGCCGGCGAAAGCCATGGACCAGAAGAAGTTGCGATTGTTGAAGGTATCCCTGCAGGGATGCCGCTTTCTGCAGCGGACATTAATCATGAATTACAACGACGCCAACGTGGATACGGTCGAGGTGGACGTCAATTAATTGAAAAGGATACTGTCACTATTATGGGTGGTATCCGTCATCAAGTAACTTTAGGATCACCAATTGCCTTGAATGTGCATAATGATGATCATAATAACTGGACAGCTATTATGGATCCTGATGCCGAAGCGACACCTGAAAATACGACACGAAAAGTCTTGCGACCACGCCCTGGTCATGGTGACTTAGTCGGTGGTATTAAGTATGGACATAAGTCTGATTTACGTAATGTTTTAGAACGTTCATCAGCACGTGAAACAGTGATGCGAGTGGCTGTAGGTGCGGTTGCTCGTAAGCTACTTAAATTGTTGGACATTGATGTCCATGGCATTGTTTTGAATGTAGGACCTGTTTGGACTGACACTGAAAAGATTCTATCTTTCCCTAATCTAGCCAGCATGCGTGAAACAAGTGAAGGATTTGAAACCCGTACACTTGATGAAAAAACGGACGCTGCTATGCGTGAATTGATTGACGCAACGAAAGTCAATCGTGATACAGTCGGTGGAACGGTTCAAGTCATGGCAACGGGTGTACCAGTTGGGCTTGGTTCATACGTTTCGGCAGATACAAAATTAGATGCAAAAATTGGTCAAGCAATCTTAGGTATTAATGCGTTTAAGGGTGTGGAATTTGGTGGTGGTTTTGCGAATGCTGAAAAATTCGGTAGCGAAGTCATGGATGAAATTTACTGGACCGAAGAACGTGGTTTCTATCGTGGATCAAATAATTTAGGTGGTTTTGAAGGTGGCATGACGAACGGAGAGATGATTGTGGTTAAAGGAGTTGTAAAGCCAATTCCAACACTATATCGTCCGATGCAAAGTGTTGATATTGACACGCATGAAAATCATCGTGCCTCAATTGAACGCTCTGATACAACGGCTGTTTCAGCCGCAGTTGTCATTGCGGAAGCCATGGTGGCCATTGAATTGGCCAAAGCCATTTTAGATAAATTCGATGCAGATAATATGGAGACATTGATTGCGCAAGTTGCTGCACATCGTAAAGCCGTGCGTGAATTCTAA
- the aroB gene encoding 3-dehydroquinate synthase: MITVNTQDTSYEIELDDKLREDLGQRVSRIWTARKVMIITDHHVGPLYLDEVSQQLRDAGFTVATTTVNAGEGAKSIAVAEKILTRMTELGFTRSDGVFALGGGVVTDLSGVIASLYMRGIGLIQMPTSLLAQVDASIGGKTALNLAGIKNVIGSFYQPDLVLVDPSTLATMPARDYAAGYAEVIKMSLLAGGEFAEMTGAITSLADVREHQMPLIEASILFKKKIVEEDVFDHGQRQTLNFGHTFGHAIELLSDGELRHGEAIGIGMVTMSDRFERDGYTEAGTTEAIVQRLQAVKLPVFSQLFSHPDFLSSLTHDKKQRGQQIDLIGLAKVGEPVMLQKTMAKLPEFIEGM; the protein is encoded by the coding sequence ATGATTACCGTTAATACGCAAGATACAAGTTACGAAATTGAACTTGATGACAAGTTACGTGAAGATCTGGGTCAACGTGTAAGTCGTATTTGGACGGCACGGAAGGTGATGATCATTACTGATCATCACGTTGGACCATTGTATCTAGATGAAGTTAGCCAACAATTACGTGATGCTGGTTTCACTGTTGCGACAACGACAGTTAACGCTGGTGAAGGGGCTAAGTCAATCGCAGTCGCTGAAAAGATTTTAACGCGTATGACAGAACTAGGTTTCACGCGATCAGATGGTGTCTTTGCTTTAGGTGGTGGTGTTGTCACTGACTTATCAGGGGTCATCGCCTCATTGTATATGCGTGGGATTGGGCTAATTCAAATGCCAACCTCACTACTAGCACAAGTTGATGCGAGTATTGGTGGAAAAACCGCGTTAAACTTAGCGGGCATTAAAAATGTGATTGGGTCATTTTATCAGCCTGATTTGGTTTTGGTTGATCCAAGTACCTTAGCAACAATGCCAGCCCGTGATTATGCAGCTGGTTATGCTGAAGTGATTAAAATGAGTTTATTAGCGGGTGGCGAATTTGCTGAAATGACAGGAGCGATTACATCACTAGCGGATGTTCGTGAACATCAAATGCCCCTAATTGAAGCGTCAATTCTCTTTAAAAAGAAAATTGTTGAAGAAGATGTATTTGATCATGGCCAACGTCAGACGTTGAATTTTGGTCATACATTTGGGCATGCCATCGAATTGTTATCAGACGGTGAGTTACGTCATGGTGAGGCAATTGGTATTGGGATGGTCACAATGTCTGACCGTTTTGAGCGAGATGGTTATACAGAGGCAGGAACCACTGAAGCAATTGTGCAACGTTTGCAGGCGGTTAAATTACCTGTCTTTTCACAATTGTTTAGTCATCCAGATTTCCTATCATCATTAACACATGATAAGAAACAACGTGGTCAACAAATTGATCTGATTGGTTTGGCCAAAGTGGGTGAACCAGTCATGCTCCAAAAAACAATGGCTAAGTTACCAGAATTTATTGAAGGAATGTAA
- the aroF gene encoding 3-deoxy-7-phosphoheptulonate synthase encodes MIIVLRTNEEAQGLLKDLQEANIEHVVNYQNRVGVAGYTTIAALPVAIQKKLPADVQIEQAAANAIQVSRAFHPDDTVIETAHSRIGGAELTLIAGPDSIESATHIVEMAKQVKAMGTTILRGGSFKPRTNPYSFQGLGEEGLQYHRAAADELGLDMMTEIMSSQDFDLVDTYTDIFQVGARNMQNFSLLKLLGKQNKPVGLKRGMSATIDDLLNAAEYIMANGNPNVFLIERGIRTFDAKYTRNTLDVMAVPVLRELTHLPVLVDPSHATGKRSLVVPGARSAVAAGAQGLMFEIHENPDAAFVDGAQAITPATLAHVLPELQTIHQLVEVSDDYR; translated from the coding sequence ATGATTATTGTTTTGCGTACGAATGAAGAAGCTCAGGGCCTTTTAAAGGATTTGCAAGAAGCGAATATTGAGCATGTGGTTAACTATCAAAATCGTGTTGGTGTTGCAGGATATACGACTATTGCAGCGTTACCAGTGGCTATCCAAAAGAAGCTACCCGCTGACGTACAAATTGAACAAGCGGCCGCAAACGCAATTCAAGTGTCACGAGCGTTCCATCCAGATGATACGGTGATAGAAACAGCCCATAGTCGAATTGGTGGCGCAGAATTAACATTAATTGCTGGTCCAGATTCAATTGAAAGTGCAACCCACATCGTTGAAATGGCCAAGCAAGTGAAGGCGATGGGAACGACAATTTTACGTGGTGGTTCGTTCAAGCCGCGTACAAATCCATATAGCTTCCAAGGTCTTGGTGAAGAAGGTTTGCAATATCATCGAGCTGCGGCCGATGAATTAGGATTGGATATGATGACTGAGATTATGTCATCACAAGATTTTGATTTAGTGGATACGTATACAGATATTTTCCAAGTAGGGGCACGTAATATGCAAAACTTCAGTTTGTTGAAGTTACTGGGAAAGCAAAACAAGCCAGTTGGATTGAAGCGTGGTATGTCTGCAACAATTGATGATTTATTGAATGCAGCAGAATATATTATGGCGAATGGTAATCCGAATGTCTTTCTAATTGAGCGTGGTATTCGTACTTTTGACGCGAAATATACGCGTAACACATTGGATGTCATGGCCGTGCCTGTTTTACGTGAATTAACGCATTTACCAGTCTTGGTAGATCCATCACACGCTACAGGAAAACGTTCCCTAGTTGTGCCTGGTGCGCGTTCAGCCGTTGCAGCTGGTGCCCAGGGGTTAATGTTTGAAATTCATGAAAATCCAGATGCGGCATTTGTGGATGGAGCACAAGCTATTACGCCAGCAACATTGGCGCATGTGCTGCCGGAACTACAAACAATTCACCAACTCGTGGAGGTATCAGATGATTACCGTTAA
- a CDS encoding shikimate dehydrogenase has product MQKFGLIGWPIEHSLSPNIHNAGFSAEGTNAEYTLVPIQPENFEHEIMDVLQTYQGLNVTTPYKQRVMSYLDVISDVAQKTGAVNTIYRGEDGLLYGDTTDGFGFWQSSHIKAGQNVVMIGCGGAARAIMATVPESVKLFILNRKSPRYEGYQEVVADLLGSDVHDIETFSDWAAVDVLIDATSVGLGSEETVLNQEQLALLPAKARVIDLKYRGQQLTPLLQKAQQIGLETMDGQAMLLEQAILSHQQWIQSEPHRESMMQALR; this is encoded by the coding sequence ATGCAAAAATTTGGACTAATTGGTTGGCCAATTGAACATTCGTTGTCGCCCAATATACATAATGCTGGCTTTTCAGCAGAAGGTACTAACGCGGAGTATACGTTAGTGCCGATTCAGCCAGAAAATTTTGAACATGAAATTATGGACGTCTTACAAACGTACCAAGGCCTCAATGTGACGACGCCGTATAAACAACGTGTCATGTCTTATTTAGATGTCATATCAGACGTCGCTCAGAAAACCGGAGCTGTTAACACAATCTATCGTGGAGAAGATGGCCTACTCTACGGTGACACAACTGATGGTTTTGGCTTTTGGCAATCGAGTCATATTAAAGCTGGGCAAAATGTTGTGATGATTGGGTGCGGTGGTGCAGCTCGTGCCATTATGGCGACTGTCCCAGAATCCGTGAAGTTGTTTATTTTGAATCGTAAGAGTCCACGGTATGAAGGCTATCAAGAAGTCGTAGCGGACTTGTTAGGGTCAGATGTCCACGACATCGAAACATTTTCTGATTGGGCTGCTGTGGATGTTTTGATCGATGCAACGTCTGTAGGATTAGGTAGTGAAGAGACGGTTCTCAACCAAGAACAGCTGGCTCTTTTACCGGCTAAGGCGCGGGTGATTGATCTCAAATATCGAGGTCAACAATTGACGCCTTTATTGCAGAAGGCACAACAAATTGGATTAGAGACGATGGACGGACAAGCAATGTTATTAGAACAAGCCATCCTAAGTCATCAACAATGGATACAATCAGAACCACATCGAGAAAGTATGATGCAAGCGTTGCGTTAA